In the Corythoichthys intestinalis isolate RoL2023-P3 chromosome 12, ASM3026506v1, whole genome shotgun sequence genome, one interval contains:
- the septin10 gene encoding septin 10, giving the protein MNVSSMTMASSEVARQPDKGVRPLSLAGHVGFDSLPDQLVNKSTDQGFCFNILCIGETGIGKSTLMDTLFNTNFENFESSHFEPQVKLRAQTYDLQESNVRLRLTVVNTVGFGDQMNKQESYQPVVDYIDKQFESYLQEELKIKRSLFNYHDSRVHACLYFISPSGHSLKSLDLVTMKKLDSKVNIIPVIAKADTISKSELHKFKIKIMSELVSNGVQIYQFPLDDETVAKVNTAMNGHLPFAVVGSTEEVAVGNKMVKARQYPWGVVQVENESHCDFVKLREMLICVNMEDLREQTHTRHYELYRRCKLEEMGFKDTDPECKPVSLQQTYEAKRQEFLVELQRREDEMRQMFVQRVKEKEAELKDAERELQSRFEQLKRLHAEEKSALEDKRRLLEEDQSSFGKRRAAAQLLQGQSLTANGKKDKDRKNSGFM; this is encoded by the exons ATGAACGTTTCATCGATGACTATGGCTTCTTCAGAAGTTGCTCGGCAACCG gacaaGGGTGTCCGACCTCTCTCCCTGGCAGGGCATGTGGGCTTTGACAGCCTCCCAGACCAGTTGGTCAACAAGTCTACAGATCAGGGGTTCTGCTTCAACATCCTTTGCATTG GTGAAACTGGTATCGGCAAGTCCACCCTAATGGACACCCTTTTCAACACCAACTTCGAAAACTTTGAGTCCTCCCACTTTGAGCCTCAGGTGAAGCTGCGGGCTCAAACCTACGACCTGCAAGAAAGTAACGTGCGACTACGCCTCACCGTGGTCAACACGGTGGGATTTGGGGATCAAATGAACAAACAGGAAAG TTATCAGCCAGTTGTGGACTACATTGACAAGCAGTTTGAGAGTTATCTTCAGGAGGAGCTCAAAATTAAGCGCTCCCTTTTTAACTACCACGACTCGCGGGTCCACGCCTGTCTGTATTTTATTTCCCCCTCGGGCCACTCTCTGAAGTCGCTGGACTTGGTCACAATGAAGAAACTGGACAGTAAG GTCAACATCATCCCCGTCATCGCCAAAGCAGACACGATCAGTAAGAGCGAGCTGCACAAGTTTAAGATCAAGATCATGAGTGAACTTGTGAGCAACGGCGTCCAGATCTATCAGTTCCCATTGGACGACGAGACCGTCGCCAAGGTCAACACGGCCATGAAT gGGCATCTACCTTTTGCTGTGGTGGGCAGCACGGAAGAAGTGGCTGTGGGCAACAAGATGGTGAAGGCTCGCCAGTACCCCTGGGGGGTTGTCCAAG TGGAGAACGAAAGCCACTGCGACTTTGTGAAGCTGCGGGAGATGCTGATCTGCGTCAACATGGAAGATCTAAGGGAGCAGACACACACTCGCCACTACGAGCTCTACAGACGCTGCAAGCTGGAGGAGATGGGCTTCAAGGATACGGACCCAGAGTGCAAGCCTGTCAG TCTGCAGCAAACCTACGAAGCCAAGCGTCAAGAGTTCCTGGTGGAGCTACAGAGAAGAGAAGACGAAATGAGGCAGATGTTCGTGCAGCGGGTCAAAGAGAAAGAGGCTGAACTTAAGGATGCAGAGCGAGAG TTGCAGAGCCGCTTCGAGCAGCTGAAGCGACTCCACGCCGAGGAGAAGTCTGCTCTGGAGGATAAGAGGCGACTCCTGGAGGAAGACCAGAGCTCCTTCGGCAAGAGACGCGCTGCCGCTCAACTGCTGCAGGGCCAAAGCCTCACCGCTAACGGCAAGAAGGACAAAGACCGCAAGAA TTCCGGCTTCATGTGA